The following proteins come from a genomic window of Corallococcus sp. NCRR:
- a CDS encoding Kelch repeat-containing protein translates to MLTARSGAVAARLGSGKVLVVGGNTSGPTTSAELYDPATGTWAATGSMATPRVSHTVTALGNGKVLVANGYAGGGAGVYVATAELYEPTSGAWTTTPGGPQARGMGKDVVLASGKVLITGGAGPIGPIGVVDLYDPATNTWTAGPSLSTNRYRHTATRLPSGKVLVAGGSGRTSTLKTVELYDPATNTWTFGTAMNGARYSHTATLLPSGKLLVAGGSGTATAELYNPTTNTWAYTGSMTGTYFNPSAVLLPSGRVLVFDNSGSAETYDPATGTWTATASLLTGRDQSAFSLLPTGQVLVASGNTSSGYTAAAELYDAGPLTWRAGAPLATNRCGHTATSLDSGEVLVVGGGDPLGYELDSVERYDPITNAWTSGGTMTEPRTGHAAVKLADGKVLVIGGNWDSTITTAELYDPTAGTWTATGSLVNARTGFTATLLPSGQVLVSGGRANGGVYLTSSELYDPTTGTWSTTGSLATGRMGHRAVLLGNGRVLITGGFYMVFTSVYRLASTEFYNPSTGTWTTTSSSMSTPRTDFTLELLGNGSALAVGGLSGSGSYVGQASQSAAEKFQPVGLWASAGAMATARHGHASALLPSGALLASGGTWKVGGASSAFPQASAERYDPATNAWTATTSMSATRAGHTLTPLSTGEVLAVGCATSSGPSTELYTP, encoded by the coding sequence ATGCTGACAGCGCGCAGCGGCGCGGTGGCGGCGCGGTTGGGCTCGGGCAAGGTGCTGGTCGTGGGCGGCAACACGAGCGGCCCCACCACCAGCGCGGAGCTGTATGACCCGGCCACCGGCACCTGGGCGGCCACCGGCTCCATGGCGACCCCTCGCGTGAGCCACACCGTCACGGCGCTGGGCAACGGCAAGGTGCTGGTGGCCAACGGCTACGCGGGCGGCGGCGCGGGTGTCTACGTGGCCACCGCGGAGCTCTATGAGCCCACCTCGGGTGCCTGGACGACCACGCCCGGCGGGCCCCAGGCGCGCGGCATGGGCAAGGACGTGGTGCTTGCCAGCGGCAAGGTGCTCATCACGGGCGGCGCGGGCCCCATCGGGCCCATTGGCGTCGTGGACCTGTATGACCCGGCCACCAACACGTGGACCGCCGGTCCCAGTCTGAGCACCAACCGCTACCGCCACACCGCGACGCGGCTGCCCTCCGGCAAGGTGCTGGTCGCGGGCGGCAGCGGCCGAACCAGCACCCTGAAGACGGTGGAGCTCTATGACCCGGCCACCAACACGTGGACCTTCGGCACCGCCATGAACGGGGCCCGCTACAGCCACACGGCCACGCTCCTGCCGTCCGGCAAGCTGCTGGTGGCCGGAGGCAGCGGCACCGCCACCGCGGAGCTCTACAACCCCACCACGAACACCTGGGCGTACACGGGTTCGATGACGGGGACCTACTTCAACCCCAGCGCCGTCCTGCTGCCGTCCGGCAGGGTGCTGGTGTTCGACAACAGCGGCTCGGCGGAGACCTATGACCCGGCCACCGGGACGTGGACGGCCACGGCCAGCCTGCTCACCGGCCGCGACCAGTCCGCGTTCAGCCTGCTCCCCACGGGGCAGGTGCTCGTGGCCAGCGGGAACACGAGCTCGGGCTACACGGCGGCCGCGGAGCTGTACGACGCGGGGCCGCTGACCTGGCGCGCGGGCGCGCCGCTCGCCACGAACCGCTGCGGCCACACCGCCACCTCGCTGGACTCCGGCGAGGTGCTGGTCGTGGGCGGCGGTGACCCGCTCGGGTACGAACTGGACAGCGTGGAGCGGTACGACCCCATCACCAATGCCTGGACCTCCGGGGGGACGATGACGGAGCCCCGCACGGGCCACGCGGCGGTCAAGCTGGCGGACGGCAAGGTGCTCGTCATTGGAGGCAACTGGGACAGCACCATCACCACGGCGGAGCTGTACGACCCCACCGCGGGCACCTGGACGGCCACCGGCAGCCTCGTCAACGCGCGGACGGGCTTCACGGCGACGCTGCTGCCCTCGGGGCAGGTGCTCGTCTCGGGCGGCCGCGCCAACGGCGGCGTCTACCTGACCAGCTCCGAGCTGTACGACCCCACCACCGGGACATGGTCCACCACGGGAAGCCTGGCCACCGGCCGCATGGGCCACCGGGCGGTCCTGCTGGGCAACGGCCGGGTGCTCATCACCGGCGGCTTCTACATGGTCTTCACGTCGGTGTACCGGCTCGCGAGCACGGAGTTCTACAACCCGTCCACGGGGACCTGGACGACGACCTCCAGCAGCATGAGCACGCCGCGCACCGACTTCACGCTGGAGCTGCTGGGCAATGGCTCGGCCCTCGCGGTGGGAGGCCTGTCGGGGAGCGGCTCCTACGTGGGCCAGGCGTCGCAGTCGGCGGCGGAGAAGTTCCAGCCGGTGGGCCTCTGGGCGTCCGCGGGCGCCATGGCCACGGCCCGGCATGGCCACGCGAGCGCGCTGCTGCCCTCGGGCGCGCTCCTGGCGTCCGGCGGCACGTGGAAGGTGGGCGGCGCGTCGTCGGCGTTCCCCCAGGCCAGCGCGGAGCGCTACGACCCGGCCACCAACGCATGGACGGCCACCACGAGCATGAGCGCCACGCGCGCGGGCCACACGCTCACCCCGCTGTCCACCGGCGAGGTGCTGGCCGTGGGCTGCGCGACGTCCAGTGGGCCGTCCACGGAGCTGTATACGCCGTGA
- a CDS encoding HEAT repeat domain-containing protein, with protein sequence MDSPPEANLSTDELFARTLQGGEEDPGAWRAIWQLHHRGGEEVFQQAAAWLQSSSSKERGRGANILAQLEFRHRSPERVARFTDALLPALAKEQDAAVLEAMAAALGHLGDARAVPALLSLKEHPEAPVRFGVVMGLASHRDAQAMEALIHLSRDADDTVREWATFTLGSQARDVDTPELREALVERLAEPHVKIRGEALLGLALRKDARVLEPLRRVLDEGPVVTTLDVEAAQALEDVSLLPLLLAHREALDEEDDDHEFRAVLFEAIHALESLSR encoded by the coding sequence ATGGATTCCCCGCCCGAGGCAAACCTCTCCACCGATGAGCTGTTCGCGCGCACGCTCCAGGGCGGCGAGGAGGACCCGGGCGCGTGGCGGGCCATCTGGCAGCTGCACCACCGGGGTGGGGAAGAGGTCTTCCAGCAAGCCGCGGCCTGGCTCCAGTCCTCCTCTTCGAAGGAGCGGGGACGTGGCGCGAACATCCTGGCGCAGCTGGAGTTCCGGCACCGGTCCCCGGAGCGCGTCGCCCGCTTCACGGACGCGCTCCTGCCGGCGCTCGCGAAGGAGCAGGACGCCGCCGTGCTGGAGGCGATGGCCGCCGCCCTGGGCCACCTGGGGGACGCTCGCGCGGTGCCCGCGCTCCTCTCCCTGAAAGAGCACCCGGAGGCCCCCGTCCGCTTCGGCGTCGTCATGGGCCTGGCGAGCCACCGGGACGCCCAGGCGATGGAGGCACTGATCCACCTCTCCCGCGACGCTGACGACACCGTGCGCGAGTGGGCCACGTTCACGCTCGGCTCCCAGGCGCGGGACGTGGACACGCCGGAGCTGCGCGAGGCGCTGGTGGAGCGGCTCGCCGAGCCCCACGTCAAGATTCGCGGGGAGGCCCTCCTGGGATTGGCCCTGCGCAAGGACGCGCGGGTCCTCGAGCCGCTGCGGCGCGTGCTGGACGAGGGGCCCGTGGTCACCACGCTGGACGTGGAGGCCGCCCAGGCGCTGGAGGACGTGTCGCTGCTCCCGCTGCTGCTGGCGCACCGGGAGGCCCTGGACGAAGAGGACGACGACCACGAGTTCCGCGCCGTCCTCTTCGAGGCCATCCACGCCCTCGAGTCGCTCTCCCGCTAA
- a CDS encoding carbonic anhydrase, translated as MMLSRTDSVRALRGALLTSLLLAPNAFAADGAPASVTTTSEDAHWGYDQTLSPEHWGELPGDAICAQGEAQSPIALVTAGAARPHLDVPSFHYATSRVRMLNTGHTVQFTYDSGSTVRVGGNEYKLAQFHFHTPSEHTKDGVEYPLELHLVHTDANGTPALVVGVLIEEGAVNAALFTAFRHLPRHMGEESSPAGALLNASALLPHDKAFFQYAGSLTTPPCTQGLQWYVMKQPIQMSDAQIAAFERLPHLNPNNRPLQPLNGRTVSVHAGR; from the coding sequence ATGATGCTCTCCCGTACCGACTCCGTGCGTGCCCTTCGGGGCGCGCTGCTGACCTCCCTGTTGCTTGCTCCGAATGCCTTCGCCGCCGATGGGGCGCCTGCCTCCGTCACGACAACCAGCGAAGATGCGCACTGGGGTTACGACCAGACGCTGAGCCCGGAGCACTGGGGCGAACTGCCCGGCGACGCCATCTGCGCGCAGGGCGAGGCGCAGTCACCCATCGCGCTGGTGACCGCGGGGGCCGCGCGCCCGCATCTGGACGTTCCCAGCTTCCACTACGCCACCAGCCGCGTGCGCATGCTCAACACGGGGCACACGGTGCAGTTCACCTACGACAGCGGCAGCACCGTCCGGGTGGGGGGCAACGAGTACAAGCTGGCGCAGTTCCACTTCCACACGCCCAGCGAGCACACGAAGGACGGCGTGGAGTACCCGCTCGAGCTGCATCTGGTGCACACGGACGCGAATGGGACGCCCGCGCTGGTCGTCGGAGTCCTCATCGAGGAGGGCGCGGTGAACGCGGCGCTGTTCACCGCCTTCCGGCACCTGCCCCGGCACATGGGGGAGGAGAGCTCGCCCGCGGGGGCGCTCCTCAACGCGAGCGCGCTGTTGCCGCACGACAAGGCCTTCTTCCAGTACGCGGGTTCGCTGACCACGCCTCCGTGCACGCAGGGGCTCCAGTGGTACGTGATGAAGCAGCCCATCCAGATGTCCGACGCGCAGATCGCCGCGTTCGAACGGCTGCCCCACCTCAACCCGAACAACCGCCCCCTGCAGCCGCTGAACGGGCGCACCGTCAGCGTGCACGCCGGGCGCTGA
- a CDS encoding glutathione S-transferase family protein has product MIKLHQFHPSGNCYKVRLLLHQLAIPFETREVDLSAGATRTPEFKAMNPIARTPTVELEPGVFLAESNAILWYFGEGTPFIPNDRLERARMLQWMFFEQYSHEPYIAVARAWLTFFGIPSGKEKELEERILKGYAALDVMEGELRKRPFFAGEHYSLADIALYAYTHVAEEGRFDLGRYPAIRAWFERVQAQPRHLRITDVVKTP; this is encoded by the coding sequence ATGATCAAGCTCCACCAATTCCACCCCTCCGGGAATTGCTACAAGGTCCGCCTGCTGCTGCATCAGCTCGCGATTCCGTTCGAGACGCGAGAGGTGGACCTCTCCGCGGGAGCGACGCGCACGCCGGAGTTCAAGGCGATGAACCCCATTGCCCGGACCCCTACCGTGGAGCTGGAGCCCGGGGTCTTCCTCGCCGAGTCCAACGCCATCCTCTGGTATTTCGGCGAGGGCACGCCCTTCATCCCCAACGACCGCCTGGAGCGGGCGCGGATGCTCCAGTGGATGTTCTTCGAGCAGTACAGCCACGAGCCCTACATCGCCGTGGCCCGGGCGTGGCTCACCTTCTTTGGCATTCCCTCCGGCAAGGAGAAGGAGCTGGAGGAGCGCATCCTGAAGGGCTACGCCGCGCTCGACGTCATGGAGGGCGAGCTGCGCAAGCGGCCCTTCTTCGCGGGCGAGCACTACAGCCTCGCGGACATCGCGCTGTATGCGTACACGCACGTGGCGGAGGAGGGCCGGTTCGACCTGGGCCGCTACCCCGCCATCCGCGCCTGGTTCGAGCGCGTACAGGCCCAGCCCCGCCACCTGCGCATCACCGACGTCGTCAAGACGCCGTAG
- a CDS encoding glycoside hydrolase family 25 protein, whose product MSTLGFVACGSLAFAAEPAATAVKVQETKARLRGIDVSRYQSTVNWDDLKARAGFVFVKATESTGKKDPSFASHWSGARKAGLPRGAYHFFHPKEDVDKQVANFTERLKSDPGELPPVVDVEEFKGEYSGFTCEQLAEKLQRFSQGVEKELGSKPMIYTNHVTWSTRFCDHAYFVDHPLWLAAYKNQSEPKLPKGWKRWHFWQYTENGEVSGIKGQVDQNYFNGTPDELKDFFVTK is encoded by the coding sequence ATGAGCACGCTGGGTTTCGTGGCCTGCGGCTCCCTGGCCTTCGCCGCCGAGCCGGCTGCCACCGCCGTGAAGGTGCAGGAGACGAAGGCCCGGCTGCGGGGCATCGACGTCTCCCGCTATCAGTCCACCGTGAACTGGGATGACCTCAAGGCCAGGGCCGGCTTCGTCTTCGTGAAGGCGACGGAGTCCACGGGCAAGAAGGACCCCAGCTTCGCGTCACATTGGAGCGGTGCCCGGAAGGCAGGGCTGCCTCGCGGGGCCTACCACTTCTTCCACCCCAAGGAGGACGTGGACAAGCAGGTGGCCAACTTCACGGAGCGCCTGAAGTCCGACCCCGGTGAGTTGCCTCCCGTGGTGGACGTGGAGGAGTTCAAGGGCGAGTACAGCGGCTTCACCTGCGAGCAGCTCGCGGAGAAGCTCCAGCGCTTCTCACAGGGCGTGGAGAAGGAGCTCGGCTCCAAGCCGATGATCTACACGAACCACGTGACGTGGAGCACCCGCTTCTGTGACCACGCCTACTTCGTGGATCATCCGCTCTGGCTCGCCGCGTACAAGAATCAGTCCGAGCCCAAGCTCCCCAAAGGGTGGAAGCGCTGGCACTTCTGGCAGTACACGGAGAACGGCGAGGTGTCTGGCATCAAAGGGCAGGTCGACCAGAACTACTTCAATGGCACCCCCGACGAGCTGAAGGACTTCTTCGTCACGAAGTAG
- a CDS encoding M12 family metallopeptidase translates to MLALVGAGCGREEKEVPENTPAPEVTAQATGPSEKRTAFLQLVPGQPPQEVRYHVEDGWAVAFGDVLLGPVDWVEAETQRLRAGGPTSGSRVNASSVGYHDAKNLWPNGEVTYTFASGFPESRKGIVSWAIEEWEKKTVVRFKWKASCGSGEDCVIIKQPSTPKSCNSVVGRLFGGIGFSTPQTLNLGAECTNGQALHELGHAIGLHHEMSRSDRDQYIQVHPENFADGLDNFDKVNEAINSPYDYGSIMHYSVTSGFSKKDANNNDLPLFTTLQPVPAGVTIGQRDGLSDWDVLGLTSMYGSYISQKYGVFGIATMGLPTGPEGIAKDRGIYRPYTHGFIYFHPDVGAHMVRNEIATKYAQLGHENSPLGYPLDDTQTLSSGLKRNHFQGGTITWHPVAGYRVKYGSDIQLQGDFMDLGYDQMLYINTDGSGAKVKVVNYGNLTPPGVAGYVEQWGTHPLLSGWIDEDDVQLVGDFMGLGYDQVMFINRSGDAGRLMVLDFKNPAQVPAVMVGYEAYSESTLLGGWLDDEDLQFVGDFANRGRDQVMFINRDGQAGKVMIMDFMIPSAPGRFGSITYREEWGESLVLSGWLDSNDLQLAGDFRGLGYDQLMVINRSGDASKVAVVDYSTGTLGGVFIASESWTSTSWLTSNWLNDDDLQIVGDFRGLGRDQVMFINRGQDGGKVMVIDYAVNVQPTQLGNAVYQEPWSMSGWLTTGWLDQDDTHLAGDFGQKGRSQLLSISRTNTSGKLQILDLGTGVAPGSRIYNEWWNSYSMLDGFLD, encoded by the coding sequence ATGCTGGCGCTGGTCGGGGCCGGTTGTGGACGCGAGGAGAAGGAAGTGCCGGAGAACACCCCGGCGCCGGAGGTCACCGCCCAAGCCACGGGGCCTTCCGAGAAGCGTACGGCGTTCCTTCAGCTGGTCCCCGGGCAGCCGCCCCAGGAGGTGCGCTACCACGTGGAGGATGGCTGGGCGGTCGCCTTCGGCGACGTCCTGCTGGGCCCCGTGGACTGGGTCGAGGCGGAGACCCAGCGCCTGCGCGCGGGAGGCCCCACGTCTGGCTCCAGGGTGAATGCGTCCAGCGTGGGCTACCACGACGCCAAGAACCTCTGGCCGAACGGCGAGGTGACCTACACCTTCGCCAGCGGCTTCCCGGAGTCCCGCAAGGGCATTGTCTCTTGGGCCATTGAGGAATGGGAGAAGAAGACCGTTGTCCGCTTCAAGTGGAAGGCTTCGTGTGGCTCCGGCGAGGATTGCGTCATCATCAAGCAGCCGAGCACTCCCAAGTCGTGTAATTCCGTCGTCGGTCGACTCTTCGGTGGGATCGGGTTCTCCACCCCCCAAACGCTCAACCTGGGAGCGGAATGCACGAATGGCCAGGCCCTCCACGAGCTGGGGCACGCCATCGGTCTGCACCACGAGATGTCCCGGTCGGACCGGGATCAGTACATCCAGGTCCACCCGGAAAACTTCGCCGACGGCCTGGATAACTTCGACAAGGTCAATGAAGCCATCAACAGTCCGTATGACTACGGCTCCATCATGCATTACTCGGTCACCTCCGGCTTCTCCAAGAAGGATGCGAACAACAACGACCTGCCGCTCTTCACCACGCTCCAGCCCGTCCCGGCAGGGGTGACGATTGGCCAGCGCGATGGGCTCAGCGACTGGGACGTTCTGGGGCTGACGTCCATGTACGGCAGCTACATCAGCCAGAAGTATGGCGTGTTTGGAATCGCGACCATGGGTCTGCCCACGGGTCCCGAGGGCATCGCCAAGGACCGTGGCATCTACCGCCCGTACACCCATGGGTTCATCTACTTCCACCCGGACGTAGGCGCTCACATGGTCCGCAATGAAATCGCCACCAAATACGCGCAACTGGGCCACGAGAACAGCCCGCTGGGCTACCCGCTGGACGACACGCAGACCCTCTCCAGCGGCCTGAAGCGCAATCACTTCCAGGGCGGCACCATCACCTGGCATCCGGTCGCGGGCTACCGCGTGAAGTACGGCTCGGACATCCAGCTCCAGGGTGACTTCATGGACCTGGGCTACGACCAGATGCTCTACATCAACACGGACGGAAGCGGCGCAAAGGTGAAGGTCGTCAACTACGGCAACCTCACCCCGCCGGGAGTCGCCGGATACGTCGAGCAGTGGGGAACCCATCCGCTGCTCAGCGGGTGGATCGACGAGGACGACGTCCAGCTCGTGGGCGACTTCATGGGCCTGGGCTACGACCAGGTGATGTTCATCAACCGCAGCGGGGACGCGGGCCGGCTGATGGTGCTGGACTTCAAGAACCCGGCGCAGGTCCCGGCCGTGATGGTGGGCTACGAGGCGTACTCGGAGAGCACCCTGCTGGGCGGCTGGCTGGACGACGAGGACCTGCAGTTCGTGGGTGACTTCGCCAACCGGGGCCGAGATCAGGTGATGTTCATCAACCGCGATGGCCAGGCGGGCAAGGTGATGATCATGGACTTCATGATCCCCTCGGCGCCGGGCCGCTTCGGCTCCATCACCTACCGCGAGGAGTGGGGCGAGTCGCTGGTCCTGAGCGGCTGGCTGGACAGCAACGACCTTCAGCTCGCCGGGGACTTCAGGGGCCTGGGCTACGACCAGCTCATGGTCATCAACCGCAGCGGCGACGCCAGCAAGGTGGCGGTGGTGGACTACTCGACGGGAACCCTGGGCGGGGTGTTCATCGCGTCCGAGAGCTGGACGAGCACCTCCTGGCTGACGAGCAACTGGTTGAATGACGACGACCTGCAGATCGTGGGCGACTTCCGGGGCCTGGGACGCGACCAGGTGATGTTCATCAACCGGGGCCAGGATGGCGGCAAGGTGATGGTCATCGACTACGCCGTCAACGTGCAGCCCACCCAGTTGGGCAACGCCGTCTACCAGGAGCCCTGGAGCATGAGCGGCTGGCTCACCACCGGCTGGCTGGATCAGGATGACACCCACCTGGCCGGAGACTTCGGGCAGAAGGGGCGCAGCCAGCTGCTCTCCATCAGCCGCACGAACACCTCCGGCAAGCTGCAGATTCTCGACCTGGGCACCGGCGTGGCCCCCGGCAGCCGCATCTACAACGAGTGGTGGAACTCCTACTCCATGCTCGACGGCTTCCTGGACTGA
- a CDS encoding metal-dependent hydrolase has product MASLFTHAAWTALAVRARPGAVLPRRVLITAGLCAIIADLDFALAPLSQHPGDLWAHRGLLHSPLFLLVLAVVGAALVTPRGEWRQRLGRYALVLWLAGCGHVLLDLLTWGGPGTALLAPFSEARFQLPRALRLAPVVPVGMDEWLGRLGVQVLAVESLFILLPTLLLVRGATLPPEPTARRGWTVLFGAWALLAAALRVFGPTGFSLPPERVISALPSEPGERPEALPGPALVTRFDELQARGLFNRPLAPTRVPWSSEFYPFWFGGQAGRWRDSVPTLVGRTLFGVEPPSAPAPGAELFGLSPVEKYDLASGAVDFPATKAALAETHNRRPRPRFWFGLCNGAAAAALALEEPFRTVDVVARDGRKIRFHPNDVKALLAAAYYQPAEIHTVSELCTGSGFDVSARCSVHPAAFALAVLNRLGIGGQSFVVEVHPTKQSQYHSVAGATVRVTREPYAPSSEPLAPGLAPRVTKLVDVDLELSLSSTLLPASATDILDPKWSEGSGYMKVGARPLVQHYPMTLALDASGEIVGGRYTGDPPDGPDQLGVTSPLPALRAEGVVDAAPPLRWQALEALARASVSTNPSPPTVDVKVFDASPPPP; this is encoded by the coding sequence GTGGCCTCGCTGTTCACCCATGCCGCCTGGACGGCGCTCGCCGTTCGCGCGCGGCCGGGGGCCGTCCTTCCACGCCGGGTCCTGATCACGGCGGGGCTCTGCGCCATCATCGCGGACCTGGACTTCGCGCTGGCGCCCCTCAGTCAGCACCCCGGCGACCTCTGGGCGCACCGGGGACTGCTGCATTCGCCCCTGTTCCTGCTCGTGCTCGCCGTCGTGGGCGCGGCGCTGGTGACGCCCCGTGGCGAGTGGCGCCAGCGCCTTGGGCGGTACGCGCTCGTGTTGTGGCTCGCGGGTTGCGGGCACGTGCTCCTGGACCTGCTCACCTGGGGTGGGCCCGGCACGGCGCTCCTCGCCCCCTTCTCCGAAGCGCGCTTCCAGTTGCCACGTGCGCTGCGGCTCGCGCCCGTCGTCCCGGTGGGGATGGATGAATGGCTGGGACGGCTCGGCGTGCAGGTGCTCGCGGTCGAGTCGCTCTTCATCCTCCTCCCGACGCTGCTCCTGGTGCGCGGCGCCACGCTGCCTCCAGAACCCACCGCGCGTCGCGGGTGGACCGTCCTCTTCGGTGCGTGGGCGCTGCTGGCGGCGGCCTTGCGCGTGTTCGGGCCCACAGGCTTCTCGCTGCCCCCGGAGCGCGTCATCTCCGCCCTGCCATCGGAGCCAGGCGAGCGGCCCGAGGCACTCCCAGGCCCCGCGCTCGTCACCCGGTTCGACGAACTCCAGGCGCGCGGCCTGTTCAACCGTCCCCTGGCACCGACGCGGGTGCCGTGGTCCTCCGAGTTCTATCCCTTCTGGTTCGGAGGCCAGGCTGGCCGATGGCGTGACTCCGTGCCGACCCTGGTGGGGAGGACGCTGTTCGGCGTGGAGCCGCCGTCCGCCCCGGCTCCGGGGGCTGAGCTGTTCGGGCTGTCTCCGGTGGAGAAGTACGACCTCGCCTCGGGAGCGGTGGACTTCCCCGCGACGAAGGCGGCGCTCGCGGAGACGCACAACCGCCGACCCCGGCCCAGGTTCTGGTTCGGGCTCTGCAACGGAGCGGCGGCGGCGGCGCTCGCCCTGGAGGAGCCCTTCCGCACGGTCGATGTCGTGGCCCGCGATGGGCGCAAGATCCGCTTCCATCCCAACGACGTGAAGGCGCTGCTCGCGGCCGCGTACTACCAGCCGGCGGAGATCCATACCGTCAGTGAGCTCTGCACCGGGTCGGGCTTCGACGTGAGCGCGCGTTGCAGCGTCCACCCCGCCGCCTTCGCGCTGGCCGTGTTGAATCGCCTGGGGATTGGCGGCCAGTCCTTCGTCGTGGAGGTCCATCCCACGAAGCAATCGCAGTACCACTCAGTGGCCGGTGCCACGGTGCGGGTGACGCGCGAGCCCTACGCACCCTCCAGCGAGCCCCTGGCGCCCGGGCTCGCTCCGCGCGTGACGAAGCTCGTGGACGTCGACCTCGAGTTGAGCCTCAGCTCCACGCTGCTCCCCGCGAGCGCCACGGACATCCTGGATCCGAAATGGTCCGAGGGCAGCGGATACATGAAGGTCGGCGCCAGGCCCCTCGTGCAGCACTACCCGATGACGCTGGCACTGGATGCCTCCGGTGAAATCGTGGGCGGGCGCTACACGGGAGACCCTCCGGACGGGCCGGACCAACTCGGGGTCACCAGCCCCCTGCCCGCCCTGCGCGCGGAAGGCGTCGTGGACGCCGCCCCCCCGCTGCGCTGGCAGGCCCTCGAAGCGCTCGCGAGGGCCAGCGTGAGCACCAATCCGAGCCCCCCCACCGTGGACGTGAAGGTCTTTGACGCCAGCCCCCCACCGCCCTGA
- a CDS encoding metal-dependent hydrolase, whose amino-acid sequence MAIGMAAARAWVGKDASRAKLVRAMVAFSALSMLPDADVIAFAFGIPYEAPWGHRGASHSFVFALWVTAIIVAIARRAGAPALRTFLCVAFVALSHGLADILTDGGLGCALFWPFSYERIFAPVTPIPVAPIGLYMFSPRGLYVVMYELLFFAPFFLYATFPRKKPLAESTG is encoded by the coding sequence GTGGCAATCGGAATGGCCGCGGCACGGGCCTGGGTAGGCAAGGACGCGTCGCGCGCGAAGCTGGTGCGGGCGATGGTCGCGTTCTCGGCGCTGTCGATGTTGCCGGACGCGGACGTCATCGCGTTCGCGTTCGGCATCCCGTACGAGGCGCCCTGGGGCCACCGGGGTGCGTCTCACTCGTTCGTCTTCGCGCTGTGGGTCACCGCCATCATCGTGGCCATCGCCCGGCGCGCGGGAGCACCGGCGCTGCGCACCTTCCTCTGCGTCGCGTTCGTCGCGTTGAGCCACGGACTGGCGGACATCCTGACGGACGGCGGGCTTGGCTGCGCGTTGTTCTGGCCGTTCTCGTATGAGCGCATCTTCGCGCCCGTCACCCCCATCCCGGTCGCGCCCATCGGGCTGTACATGTTCTCCCCACGCGGGCTCTACGTGGTGATGTACGAGCTGCTCTTCTTCGCGCCGTTCTTCCTCTACGCGACGTTCCCCAGGAAGAAGCCCCTGGCGGAAAGCACCGGGTAG
- a CDS encoding SEL1-like repeat protein, with amino-acid sequence MKGSIGIWVCLGLLSGCATSGPTILAPYTLQPACDGGDAAACTELGIIYSLGAGVPVDEGHANALFEKACAAGHAKGCFGLGVSYENGHGVTRDDVHANALYEQACAGGVAAGCHNLGVSYEKGRGVPSDDVRANTLFEKACAGEVPMACHNLGVSYEKGSGVHKTDARAATFFEKACRGGYAPGCYNLGLFYDRGRGVPRDWIRASALYEAACTRGVAEACHNLSVSYRKGKGVQKDMRRAAMLLETACSAGLADSCADLGMHYQNGEGKPMDVARAASLYEKACTNDSALGCNNLGALYVKGLGVHRAVDHAATLFDKACKGGYAGACFNLGILYRGGVGVPQDEAQAVTLMEKACQAGVANACVKQ; translated from the coding sequence ATGAAGGGCAGCATCGGCATCTGGGTCTGTTTGGGACTGTTGAGCGGATGCGCCACGAGCGGGCCGACCATCCTGGCCCCCTACACGTTGCAACCCGCGTGTGACGGGGGCGATGCCGCCGCGTGCACCGAGCTGGGCATCATCTACTCGCTGGGCGCCGGAGTCCCCGTGGATGAGGGCCACGCCAACGCCTTGTTTGAAAAGGCCTGTGCGGCAGGACATGCCAAGGGATGCTTCGGCCTCGGCGTGTCCTATGAGAATGGCCACGGAGTGACCCGGGACGATGTCCACGCCAATGCCTTGTACGAACAGGCCTGTGCGGGCGGAGTCGCCGCGGGCTGCCACAACCTCGGCGTGTCCTACGAGAAGGGCCGCGGAGTGCCCAGCGATGATGTCCGCGCCAACACCTTGTTTGAAAAGGCCTGTGCAGGCGAAGTCCCCATGGCCTGCCACAACCTCGGCGTGTCCTACGAGAAGGGCAGCGGAGTGCACAAGACGGATGCCCGCGCCGCTACGTTCTTCGAGAAGGCTTGCAGGGGCGGATATGCCCCCGGGTGCTACAACCTCGGCTTGTTCTACGACAGAGGCCGGGGAGTGCCCCGGGACTGGATCCGCGCATCCGCGCTCTATGAGGCAGCCTGCACGCGCGGAGTGGCTGAGGCCTGTCACAACCTCAGCGTGAGCTACAGAAAGGGCAAGGGAGTCCAGAAGGACATGCGTCGCGCCGCCATGCTGCTCGAAACGGCGTGCTCGGCCGGACTGGCCGACAGTTGCGCCGACCTCGGAATGCACTACCAGAACGGTGAAGGAAAGCCGATGGACGTGGCCCGCGCCGCCAGCCTGTATGAAAAGGCGTGCACGAACGACAGCGCCCTCGGATGCAACAACCTGGGTGCACTCTACGTCAAGGGCCTGGGCGTACACAGGGCCGTGGATCATGCCGCCACGCTCTTCGACAAGGCTTGCAAGGGCGGATACGCGGGAGCGTGCTTCAACCTGGGCATCCTCTATCGAGGCGGTGTTGGAGTCCCTCAGGACGAAGCCCAGGCCGTCACGCTCATGGAAAAGGCCTGCCAGGCCGGCGTCGCCAACGCATGCGTCAAGCAGTGA